The DNA window AACGGATCACGTCGACGGCCAAAGGCTCGATCACCTCGATCCAGGCGATTTACGTCCCGGCCGACGACTATACGGACCCGGCTCCGGCAACGACGTTCTCGCACTTGGATGCGACGACCAACCTTGAGCGGAAGCTCGCCGAGATGGGGATTTATCCGGCCGTTGACCCGCTTGCTTCGACATCGCGGGCATTGGCGCCGGAAATTGTCGGCGAAGAGCATTACCAAGTGGCTCGCCGCGTGCAACAAACGCTGCAGCGCTATAAAGAATTGCAAGACATTATCGCCATCTTAGGGATGGACGAACTGTCAGACGAAGACAAGCTCGTCGTCCACCGCGCCCGCCGCATTCAGTTTTTCTTGTCGCAAAACTTCCACGTGGCGGAACAGTTCACGGGCCAACCGGGTTCGTACGTGCCGGTTAAGGAAACGGTGCGCGGCTTTAAAGAAATTTTGGAGGGCAAATACGACCACCTTCCGGAAGATGCGTTCCGCTTAGTCGGCCGCATTGAAGAAGTTGTCGAAAAAGCGAAAGCGATGGGTGTCGAAGTGTGACCCGGGATAGGGGGATTGGACAATGAAAACGATCCATGTGAGCGTCGTCACTCCTGATGGCCCGGTGTACGAAGGCGATGTGGAAATGGTAAGCGTGAAGGCGAAAAGCGGCGAGCTCGGCATTTTGCCGGGGCACATTCCGCTTGTCGCTCCGCTTGAGATTAGCGCGGCCCGTCTGAAAAAGGACGGCAAAACGGACTATGTTGCGGTCAGCGGCGGCTTTTTGGAAGTCCGCCCGGACAAAGTGACGATTTTGGCCCAAGCGGCTGAGCGGGCGGAAGACATCGATGTCCTCCGCGCCAAAGCGGCGAAAGAGCGGGCGGAGCGCCGCCTGCAAAGCCAGCAGGACGACATCGACTTCAAGCGGGCCGAACTGGCGTTAAAACGCGCCGTGAATCGCTTGAACGTTGCTGAAACGAGATAAGCAGAGAAGCAAACGCTTCTCTGCTTTTTTTATTATCCTAAACCGAGCAGATTCCCACTTCTACGCGTGAGCGTAGGCGGCGTCAGTGTTTGGTGAAAACTCGACACGAACCATCGCATTGGGCATCAAGGGGCCTGTCGGGGCCTGATTCGCCTTGGACCGAGTGGGGGAGGGAAGCACGCTGTTTGCGCCTGGCGCGTCAATCGAACAAGGTCTGGCTGCGTTTCGCGGCTTCCTACAGTGTTGGCAGTGATAACCCGAAGTTTTGCTGACACGGCTGGATATAAATGTTATAATGAAATCGAAGGAATTGTTTAAAAATTTCATCATTAACATCATACGTATGTAGTAAACCGGGAAGGAGGCGAGCTGGTTGAGCAACATTTATGCCAACAGTTATTTGATTGTTTTCGTCTTTCTTTGCCTCGGGGTGCTGTTGCCGATCGGGGCGCTTACGGCTGGACGATGGCTGCGGCCGCACGTGCCGGACGAGGTGAAGGCGACGACTTATGAAAGCGGTAACATTCCGTTTCATGACTCGCGCATCCAGTTCCAAGTCCGCTATTACTTATTTGCCTTGTTATTTGTCATTTTTGATGTGGAGACGGTGTTTTTATACCCGTGGGCGGTCGTCTATGATCAACTCGGCTTGTTTGCTTTAGTGGAAATGATCATTTTCATCGTTTTGCTTGCCATTGGCCTCATTTATGCCTGGAAAAAGAAGGTGTTACGATGGATGTAAAATGGGATGGCTTGACGTTTGCTGAGATGGAAGAAGTAAAGCGAAACGTGTTTTTTACAACGCTGGAACAGTTAAAAGGATGGGCGCGAAGCAACTCGCTCTGGCCGCTGACGTTCGGCCTCGCCTGTTGCGCGATTGAGATGATGGCCGTCGGCGGCGCCCATTATGACCTTGACCGGTTCGGTTCATTTTTCCGCGCCTCGCCGCGGCAATCAGACGTCATGATCGTCTCCGGAACGGTGACGAAAAAAATGGCGCCGCTCTTGCGCCGGCTGTATGATCAAATGCCGGAGCCAAAATGGGTGATCGCCATGGGGTCGTGCGCGACGGCGGGCGGACCGTACGTCAAATCGTACAGCGTCGTGAAAGGGGTTGACCAAATTGTCCCGGTCGACGTGTACATACCTGGCTGTCCGCCGAACCCTGCGGCGCTGATTTACGGCATTCATAAATTAAAAGAAAAAATTCGTCTGGAAGCCAAAACAGGGAAGAAGGTGTTGTAACCGATGGATGAGGAAAAAGATTTGGCCCAGCGAAAAAAAGAAGCAGCCGAGCGGGCGAAACAGCTGGCGCGTGAACGGCTGGCCGCCAAGCGGGCGGCCGAACAGGCCAAGTCGACCGCTAACCACGGCGGCGCTCCAGACAGCGATTTGAAAACGCCTTCGGATTCGCCCACCCGCCCGGCAAAGGAAGAGTCGGGCGCGACACAGCCGACATCAGCTGAAGACATCGCCTTAGCGAAAAAACGGGCCGCTGAAGAGGCGCGAGCGAAGGCGGCTGAACTGCGTCGGCAGCGCGAGGCGTCGGCGTCAGGAGGGGCGTCGGGCGACGACCTCGAGGCGGCGAAGAGAAAAGCGGCGGAAGAGGCGCGAGCGAAGGCGGCTGAACTGCGTCGGCAGCGTGAGGCGTCGGGAGGGGCGTCGGGCGACGACCTCGAGGCGGCGAAGAGAAAAGCGGCGGAAGAGGCGCGAGCGAAGGCGGCTGAACTGCGTCGGCAGCGTGAGGCGTCGGGAGGGGCGTCGGGCGACGACCTCGAGGCGGCGAAGAGAAAAGCGGCGGAAGAGGCGCGAGCGAAGGCGGCGGAACTGCGTCGGCAGCGTGAGGCGTCGGGAGGGGCGTCGGGCGACGACCTCGAAGCGGCGAAGAGAAAAGCGGCGGAAGAGGCGCGAGCGAAGGCGGCGGAACTGCGTCGGCAGCGCGAGGCGTCGGCGTCAGGAGGGGCGTCGGGCGACGACCTCGAGGCGGCGAAGAGAAAAGCGGCGGAAGAAGCGCGGGCGAAGGCGGCGGAACTGCGTCGGCAGCGTGAGGCGTCGGCGTCGGGAGGGGCGTCGGGCGACGACCTCGAGGCGGCGAAGAGAAAAGCGGCGGAAGAAGCGCGAGCGAAGGCGGCGGAACTGCGTCGGCAGCGTGAGGCGTCGGCGTCGGGAGGGGCGTCGGGCGACGACCTCGAGGCGGCGAAGAGAAAAGCGGCGGAAGAAGCGCGAGCGAAGGCGGCGGAACTGCGTCGGCAGCGCGAGGCGTCGGCGTCGGGAGGGGCGTCGGGCGACGATCTCGAGGCGGCGAAAAGAAAAGCGGCGGAAGAAGCGCGAGCGAAGGCGGCGGAACTGCGTCGGCAGCGCGAGGCGTCGGCGTCGGGAGGGGCGTCGGAAGATGACCTCGAGTTAGCGAAGAAAAAGGCTGCCGCGGCGGCTAAGGCGAAGGCTGAGGCGTTGGCTAAACAAAAGGCAGCTGAAGCGGCGGGAAGCGACGACGAGCTGGCGAAGCAAAAAGCGGCAGCGGCCGCGAAGGCGAAAGCTGCGGCCGCGGCGAAGGCGCGGGCTGCCGCCATGGCGAAGCAGCAAGGCGGCGCCGCCGATGATGACGCGGCGAAACAGAAGGCAGCGGCCGCGGCGAAGGCAAAAGCAGCAGCCGCCGCCCGGGCGAAGGCGAAAGCCGCTGGCGCCGACGGCGGAACGGAACCGCCGTCTTCTCCGTCGCCGAACGATCCACTGCTGCAAAAATATGTCCGCGTCATTGAGGAACATCTCGGGCCGGATGTGCTCGAAGACGCCTATATCAACCGGCTGGCGAAAGATGTGCCGACGCTTGTTGTCAGCAAAGCAGCGTACTACAAGGTGGCCGAGTTTTTGAAACACAATGAGCAGCTCCGGTTTGATTATTTGTCTGAGCTGCACGGAACCGATTTTCAAACGCATATGGAAGTGTACGTCCACTTGTATTCGTATCCGAACCGGCAGCCGGTGGCGCTCAAAGTGAAAATCGAGCGCGACAACCCGGAAGTCGATTCGCTCGTCCCGCTTTGGCCAGGGGCGAACTGGCCGGAATGCGAAGCGTACGATTTGCTTGGCATCCGATTCCGCGGCCACCCGAACTTAATCCGCATCTTCCTAGGGGAGCAATGGGTCGGGCATCCGCTGCGCAAAGATTACGAGCCGTATGATGCGGAGGTGTAAACGATGCTGCGCACAGAAGAGATGATTTTAAACGTCGGCCCCCAGCACCCGAGCACGCACGGGGTGTTTCGCCTCATTTTAACAATTGACGGTGAAATCATCCAAGAGGCGACGCCGGTCATCGGCTACTTGCACCGCGGGACGGAGAAAATCGCCGAAGGGCTGCAATATACGCAAATCATCCCGTACACCGACCGGATGGACTATTTGTCAGCGATGACGAACAACTATGTGCTTTGCCATGCGGTCGAAACGATGATGGGCATTGAAGTGCCGGAGCGGGCCGAATATTTGCGCGTTCTCGCCATGGAGCTTGGGCGGATCGCCAGCCATCTCGTCTGGTGGGGGACGTACTTGCTTGACCTCGGCGCGACGAGTCCGTTTTTGTACGCGTTCCGCGAGCGGGAAATGATTATTAATCTATTAAATGAGCTGTCTGGAGCGCGGCTGACGTTCAACTATATGCGCATTGGCGGCGTCAAGTGGGATGCGCCGGACGGCTGGATCGACAAAGTGAAACAGTTTGTCCCGTACATGCGGGAAAAACTCGCCGGCTACCATGACCTTGTCACCGGCAACGAGATTTTCCGCGAACGCGTCACCGGTGTCGGGCGGTATACGAAAGAAGAGGCGATCAGCTATTCGTTAAGCGGGGTCAACTTGCGGTCGACCGGCGTCAAATGGGATTTGCGCAAAGATGAGCCGTATTCGATCTATGACCGGTTTGATTTCGATGTGCCGGTGCGCGAGGGCGGCGACTGTCTTGCTCGCTACGAATGCCGGATGGCGGAAATTGAACAGTCGCTTCGCATTATTGAACAGGCGTGCGAACAGTTTCCGGCCGACGGGCCGATCATGGGAAAAGTGCCGCGCATCATCAAAGCGCCGCCCGGCGAGACGTTTGTCCGCATCGAAGCGCCGCGCGGCGAGATCGGCTGCTATATTGCGAGCGACGGCAAAAAAGAGCCGTACCGTCTCAAATTCCGGCGCCCATCGTTTTACAACTTGCAAATACTCCCGAAGCTGCTGAAAGGAGAAAATTTGGCCAACGTCATCGCCATTCTCGGATCGATTGACATTGTGCTCGGGGAGGTCGACGGATAATGGAACAATGGCTCGAATCGGCGCCAAGCTGGACGAATGTCGCCGTCTTTTTCGGGCTCGGGGCGCTTTTGCTGGCGGTCGTGCTCGGGTTCGTCACATACGGCATTTTAGCGGAACGGAAAGTGATGGGATTTATGCAAGGGCGCATCGGCCCGAACCAAGTCGGCGGCCGCCTTGGATTGCTCCAAACGGTCGCTGACGTATTGAAGCTGCTGTTGAAGGAAGATACGATTCCGAAAGCGGCTGACCGACCGCTGTACGTGCTGGCGCCGATCATCGCCTTTACGCCGTCATTTATGGTGCTGGCGGTGCTGCCGTTTACCGACGCGTTCCGGTTTGCTGATATCGGTGTGGGCCTGCTGTACTATATTGCGGTTTCCGGCTTAACGACGATCGGCGTTGTCGCCGGCGGCTGGGCATCGAACAACAAATACGCCCTGCTTGGCGGCATGCGCGCGGCAGCGCAAATGATTTCGTACGAAATTCCGCTCGTCATGTCAGCGCTCGGCGTCGTGCTCTTAGCCGGAAGCATGAACTTAGTCGACATTGTCAACGCACAACAAGACATATGGTTCATTTTTGCCCAGCCGCTTGCGTTTTTGATTTTCCTTGTCGCTGCGGTGGCTGAATTGAACCGGACGCCATTTGACTTGCCGGAGGCGGAGTCCGAGCTTGTCGCCGGATTTCACGTCGAATATTCCGGATTCCGCTGGGCGTTCTTTATGCTCGCCGAGTATGTGTATTTGTTTGCGATGGCGGCCTTGACGACGATTTTGTTTTTGGGCGGCTGGCACCCGGTTGCGTTTCTTGGCTGGATTCCCGGCGCAGTCTGGTTTGCGCTCAAGTTTTGCGCCATCGTCTTTGTCCTCATCTGGTTTCGCGCGACGTTCCCGCGCGTGCGCGCTGATCAGCTGATGGAGTTTGCTTGGAAAGTGCTGCTCCCGCTTTCGCTCGTCAACATCGTGTTGACGGCCGTGATAAAATCGTTGTTCTTCTAGAAGAAACGAGGCGCCCGCCTGGCTGGGAGGCGGCCGCTATCCATAAGCAAGGCTTCTTTATTCAAGGAAAGAGGCCGTGCCGGAACGTCATTTTTCCCACGAGAGGGGTTGGACGGATGATCGGGTTAGTGAAAGGATTAGCGTATACGTTAAAAGAGTTGACGCGCGAAAAGGTGACGTACGATTACCCGCACGAGCCGCTCCCGCTCCCGGACCGGTTTCGCGGCATCCAAAAGTTTTA is part of the Geobacillus sp. 46C-IIa genome and encodes:
- a CDS encoding F0F1 ATP synthase subunit epsilon, which translates into the protein MKTIHVSVVTPDGPVYEGDVEMVSVKAKSGELGILPGHIPLVAPLEISAARLKKDGKTDYVAVSGGFLEVRPDKVTILAQAAERAEDIDVLRAKAAKERAERRLQSQQDDIDFKRAELALKRAVNRLNVAETR
- a CDS encoding NADH-quinone oxidoreductase subunit A, which produces MSNIYANSYLIVFVFLCLGVLLPIGALTAGRWLRPHVPDEVKATTYESGNIPFHDSRIQFQVRYYLFALLFVIFDVETVFLYPWAVVYDQLGLFALVEMIIFIVLLAIGLIYAWKKKVLRWM
- a CDS encoding NADH-quinone oxidoreductase subunit D, translating into MLRTEEMILNVGPQHPSTHGVFRLILTIDGEIIQEATPVIGYLHRGTEKIAEGLQYTQIIPYTDRMDYLSAMTNNYVLCHAVETMMGIEVPERAEYLRVLAMELGRIASHLVWWGTYLLDLGATSPFLYAFREREMIINLLNELSGARLTFNYMRIGGVKWDAPDGWIDKVKQFVPYMREKLAGYHDLVTGNEIFRERVTGVGRYTKEEAISYSLSGVNLRSTGVKWDLRKDEPYSIYDRFDFDVPVREGGDCLARYECRMAEIEQSLRIIEQACEQFPADGPIMGKVPRIIKAPPGETFVRIEAPRGEIGCYIASDGKKEPYRLKFRRPSFYNLQILPKLLKGENLANVIAILGSIDIVLGEVDG
- the nuoH gene encoding NADH-quinone oxidoreductase subunit NuoH → MMEQWLESAPSWTNVAVFFGLGALLLAVVLGFVTYGILAERKVMGFMQGRIGPNQVGGRLGLLQTVADVLKLLLKEDTIPKAADRPLYVLAPIIAFTPSFMVLAVLPFTDAFRFADIGVGLLYYIAVSGLTTIGVVAGGWASNNKYALLGGMRAAAQMISYEIPLVMSALGVVLLAGSMNLVDIVNAQQDIWFIFAQPLAFLIFLVAAVAELNRTPFDLPEAESELVAGFHVEYSGFRWAFFMLAEYVYLFAMAALTTILFLGGWHPVAFLGWIPGAVWFALKFCAIVFVLIWFRATFPRVRADQLMEFAWKVLLPLSLVNIVLTAVIKSLFF
- a CDS encoding NADH-quinone oxidoreductase subunit C, whose protein sequence is MRRQREASGGASGDDLEAAKRKAAEEARAKAAELRRQREASASGGASGDDLEAAKRKAAEEARAKAAELRRQREASASGGASGDDLEAAKRKAAEEARAKAAELRRQREASASGGASGDDLEAAKRKAAEEARAKAAELRRQREASASGGASGDDLEAAKRKAAEEARAKAAELRRQREASASGGASEDDLELAKKKAAAAAKAKAEALAKQKAAEAAGSDDELAKQKAAAAAKAKAAAAAKARAAAMAKQQGGAADDDAAKQKAAAAAKAKAAAAARAKAKAAGADGGTEPPSSPSPNDPLLQKYVRVIEEHLGPDVLEDAYINRLAKDVPTLVVSKAAYYKVAEFLKHNEQLRFDYLSELHGTDFQTHMEVYVHLYSYPNRQPVALKVKIERDNPEVDSLVPLWPGANWPECEAYDLLGIRFRGHPNLIRIFLGEQWVGHPLRKDYEPYDAEV
- a CDS encoding NADH-quinone oxidoreductase subunit B family protein, coding for MDVKWDGLTFAEMEEVKRNVFFTTLEQLKGWARSNSLWPLTFGLACCAIEMMAVGGAHYDLDRFGSFFRASPRQSDVMIVSGTVTKKMAPLLRRLYDQMPEPKWVIAMGSCATAGGPYVKSYSVVKGVDQIVPVDVYIPGCPPNPAALIYGIHKLKEKIRLEAKTGKKVL